In Sebastes umbrosus isolate fSebUmb1 chromosome 7, fSebUmb1.pri, whole genome shotgun sequence, the sequence aaaaaagacactacTTTTAGCATCTTGTTAAAAGTAGCATGTGTGCACATACTGGACTACAGTTAGGTGAATTAAGGGGTGACATGATATATTAAGAACTCTTACTTAAAGCCAAACCATGTCCTGTAGAGTCTGTGAAGTTGAAAAAAGGCGTAGATGAAATATATCcaaattaacattttaagaGGTAAATACTGGaaataaaaagagattttaaaattatgattatgattcaTTAGGATGATGTTACTTGGAAACAGTTACCTGCTGTCGTATGTATCGGAGTTTAAGTCAAACTTGTACGTGGGTTGAAAGTCCAGAGGCCCTTCCTCAAACTCCTGGAGCATCTGttctttcttcttcatcatGGTCAACTGAGAACGACAACACAAATATCATGACCTCCCAAACTCCCAAATGACTGTAATGAATCATGACTAATAATATTCTGGTTACTCATGCACAGATCATTCAAGTGTTGTGCATGTGAACCCTCATAAGAAACAGGAGCTGATTATGCTGTAAACAGATTAATGATTCTGGAAGTGTCAAACCTGGTCATTGCTCCACAGCAGGTTGTAGGTTTGATCGTTGATACAGGTGCGGACAAAGTGCATGCCGTGGTCATGAATTCGGAAGTTGAGATCTCCAAACCAGAACACCAGCCTGGATCAAGAGGGGGCGGGGGGAGCGGTTAATTGATAGAGAAATGAgaaattttgaaaaattaaagaaaGTGGATGTGAGACTGTACAGATTTTATACACGGACAACAAACCGATCTGGTCCACATGCTGTGAGATGAATGAAACTTAAAGAGCTCCTTTAAATGAAATAGTTCAGgcgttttgaagtggggttgtacgaggACCTTATCCATAGTGAGAGTAGTTCttctccagtttggagaagcagacaggagtaccgacacgggagcaaagcgatgtactgctgtggacagaggccggcagcaaaacgtattctAGACACCTAAGAGAATCAATGTCAGTTTAAGAGTACGCTAAATTTAGAGTATTTTCGCCAGTTCATCTTGCCATGAGACaggtatacagtctatgtttctgactaggaactgaagctgttttctatgctctcaccaaagtaaccagactccattgaacattttttttaattttagctcacagaacacgggagttgctggtctactgctgcctccattggttagtttgtttgtgttattgtaggACTTttgttagttcggattcaccaaagtcacacaatgacacaaaaaaactaaccaatcaaggcagcagtagaccagcaacacccttgttctgcaaggtaaaattacaggttttatcaatggagtctggtgacttttgtgagagcatagatggatataatGGCTtgagttccccgtcggaaagggagGTCTCATAgcaaggtaaagctgtgaaaatattctaaatatagcgtacacttaaattgatattgatttttttttaggtgaccctttcttttaggtgtctaaaagatgttttgctgctgccgtcgatcacagcagtacatcgctttgcttctgtgcggtaactcctgtctgcttcaccAAGCTAGGGGAGTGctcttcaaaaaatccaaactatctGCATTGTTTACATACATGTTTGCTAGCTAGAAGTCCCTGCATTTTGCATCGCTACGTTTCTTGATGCATTACCTCTACCAACTGTCAATCAGTAGAATAACATGAAACCatcgccgaccgtcatctactgtaggtaatacactgactatggataagaaccttATACAATCTCACTTCAAAaaacccgaactatccctttaatattaatatccctctaatgtttttgaaaacatctgTTTGGGTAAACTGGAGTTTGTATTCTGTGTATCTACTCACCGGTGGTCAACAATTCTCGGAGCCTTTTTACAGTCGAAGGTCTGCCTGTCCATGATGTACTCAAACTCATCCACTCTCTCTGTGGCGTATTTCATATGTGCAGCCAAGTGACAGTTGAGGAAACAGAGCATGTGGCCATAGAAGGACAGGCGAACGGACACGCCGCCTTTGTTACCctgagagacaaacagaaagacatgagaagacaaagaaacaacaacTTCTGTTGAACTACTCTGTTGCGCTGTTCACCAACGAACCAATGCTTTTACAACTAAGACAAAAGACAACATTATCAACTCGAGTGCAAGAACTCATGAgctatttttgacattttggagggaaaaaaaacagcaagtaCAAACATGTACTTCTGCTTCTGTGGTTCAGTTCACAAATGTGACACAAGTGAAAAGAGAACTGTGCCAATTCTACATATTAGTGTTTTCATGTGTTGGGGAGTACTGCTGCcctttgtggctccagaggaaGCTGTGTGGAGTTAGAAGGAAGTGAGCTTACTAGACCTATAGGGATGcgaattttgaaaaatgtacttAACCGATAACCTACCCTccttaaccgattattaaccgacaagatttgtgcctagcatgcagcggtgcgccagctgcagtgtatgagcacaacagacaagggagtccccagttcagcgtccgggagtTTGTCCGACAAAcagctgtagctctgctggtagcttcgtgctcaccattgtcacacacacacggtctgtcagaGCAGCGAAACTTCagcgagtttccgacagaccgtgtgtgtttggcgttctagctgtgaacgtaggtgtagcagtcagtgtgtgtacactttatttgtcggtgaataaatgctacgaggctacatctcctccgctcaagcgagctcaagacccagagccaacttcctgtatctgtaactccggctcagactgtcttaaggtgggctcttaaggtggaccagcttttccccttaaagtgacatgtttttctcagttttttaattaattgttaacatttcttttaatcgTTTTTAACCGATAacgttaatcagttaaaatgcttaatgtcagttaacggttagttattaacatccctactctGTAGCCTGCTCTTCAACTCTGGATGAGGCTAGGGGCTGGAGGATAGATTAGCcactactagcataacacacctgaTTCTCTCACCAAACTGTCAGTGACAGCGGTTGATTGTATTTTGGGTACAGGAAGAATGCTCCTGCATCAATTTtgatcccttttttttttttactgttcatCATGAGTCTGACAGTGTTTTAGAAGTACAATGCTAAATCAGTGgagtactgtgtgtgtgcgtttgtgtgtgtttctcacccAGTAACCGAAAATGcctgtgcgtgtgtatgtggcCTGGATGTCTCTGATGAAGGGGACGTGCTCCAGTTTGGAaaagaagagcagcagcaggcccTGCATTCTGATGGAtgacacctgaaacacacatacaaatatagCATGTACAGCATAATACTCTAATTAATAACTATCAAGGATTTACACTTAGTACAAGAAATAAACTTGAATCATCAATTTGTTAATGTTTACCTGTGAAAATGGATGTCACTTctactgtgtgtgcgtgtgtatgagGGTGTTTTGAGAAGATTTGTACCTTAACGTATTTCCGTGGTGCCAAGGTGGTCATAAACAAATGACTCCACGGGTCATCAAACACAGTGTCTGACACAAACCTCAATGGCCCCGAGTACACCTCCTGCaaactggcacacacacacagggtctTACTTGACAGTCACTCTGCCCCATATCCAgctaggccctgttcagacctggcattaacatgcgtcttgggtgatccgatcacaagtagacagctctaagtacgtctgttcacacctggcattagaatgcgtctccacatgcgtctcgaGTGACCACCTGTGATCCGATATCACtaccccgctctatatgcaaataaacacatagttaacacatggctaatacagcagacctTGTGACATAATATTAGaggaatgtcagtagtgatatcctacatattcctgaatttgggtacatttattaacatcaaaatataaggttattgtctaCGGGCGGTCCCCGTGGACCTCTGTGACGCCGGCACCGCCGCCTTTGCCAgaggtacagagcttcagagagcaggGAATGAGAGCGAGCGAGCGGGCGGGTGGGCGTCAGCTCTGTGCAGAGCACAggaacaaaaacatggacacatctccgacagtatggtAATAATGCACTTTGTATGCCtatagtctgatagtctgtagatatgtagcctatagttgagatacattttaataaaatacagttgtaccgacaggatacagtagagcacagaggccgttttcATGCCGCGAGGCAAACAAGCGCttgcatctgtctgtctattcacatgaggagcgcagagaaCCGCGGATCCAAGCAgcacgtcagttgagtaggcggtccttaatgtggcccaggacacatttgcgtacacactgctaaaagaatgtggtctgaaagatccgatctcaatgcgtcttgagtgcgttcgcacctgtacttagagctatccacttgtgatccgatcactgaggacgcatgttaataccagttctgaacagggccttataTACACAACAATAGAGTGCCACAGggatgatatacagtatttttgtaggccaaccaggaagttagcatcgtcctgggttccctcgacaaaaagccaatgggatttttccattgggtttcggattattgcagaaaataagctccgtggcaaacaaacgtttatgacaCTTAGACGTTTTGTTCAGTTAGATAATCTTTACAAATGatcaccacttttatgatttttgaaacgTAAATgaaatcggcagaagtaaaaagctaacacggtcgcatgagcgcgagtatacacaacgaggctgtaaaggcagaggagtcggcgtgatgacgtttggTTGTCTCATTTAggcacttgttagcaaccaccttttttaagacgcatacaggcttcaaaattcacaagtgggatatttattgctgtattttatgtcgtaaaacaaaacgttaaaatctcttaagcgtGTGTTAACCAAAGACCTTATCTCatgcatctaactaaaaacccattcaaaaaacccattgacttccagacgagggaaccggaggtgctaaaatactaactcttctccgggttttaggactcattcctgtagcattctatatatactatatacaaaaTACTGACTCCAACAATCAATTCACATTCCCTGCACCACCTACCCGATGACGTAGAGGTCTGGGCTCTTTGGGGAGTTCAGCTGGAGAAGCAAGGTCAGGTCATCTGGAGGATCAGCCGTGGCCACGTTCCACGTCACCATGTGCAGCCTGCGGACACGGGAGACGGAAGAATAGTCATTTGTGCAGCACTTTCAtccaaaaatatacatattccATCAATAATAGACGGACATAGATGGTTAGAACTAAACAAGCTATTGGGTATGACAATATACCTTCAAAATACAAGATTACCTTACGACTGAATTGAAAAAACATCCAAATACAAATCCAGCAGACAATCTAAGAGCTTCATTCAGTGTGGCAAAAACCACAGATAAGCACATCATCTGAGTGTAAAAGCCATCACAGTAAAAAGCACTGTTCAACTACCATAAGCAGGTCAGGCTGCTACAGTGAACACATAATGAGACCAGTCATCCTTTCAACCAAACTCGGAACATTCATAAGGTTGAATTTTCTGTGCTCAGCTACGACAGTAAAATGTCTGACAGAAATTCAAAAGAACAAAGTTCAACAGGAGGGTTTCAATTAGCAAGAATGAAGAGGGTCTTTTGTTGGCCAGCGTGATAGAGCAGTTCACTGAGCCcacagaggagaaaaacaaTCCATGAAGCATGTTAAAGAGAAAAGCATAAGAGAAAATAATATAGAGCTGAATATAAGCAGAGGAATATTATTCCTGTATGAAAAATCGCAAACTCTTTCCAGCTTCAGCACACAGAAAAGACATCGAAGAGGTGACATTTGTTCTCCACCTGAAACGGTCCTTTTTCAGCTTGTTGGCTCTCTTGCCACAGACGAGGAAGGCGTTATCTAGAGTCTTGACAATTTTCTCATGCAGCTTGTTTTGGGAATCTAAGTCATCCATGCATGTCATCAGCTGGTTGAGCCGATGGCGCAGAACCAGTTTGCCGACGGTTGACTGCGTGGCATCGCTGCCAAGGCTGTCAGAACGGACGCGCCCCATGGTGCCATACAGCCTACCGATATCATCCATTCTGGCTGGAACTATTAAATGCGGCACGGTCAGCTGTCTCCTTGAAAGCCTGAGTATTGTTGAAGTGGCAAAATACGAAAGCGCAAAGTATTTCCTAAAGGACCAAAAATTGTTGGCAGTATaccacaaaaaaaatccaaattttTACAGTTTTAAGTATGTTTGTATTGCACAAAGAGAATCGAATGAGCAACAGTCCGAAGTTTTGGTTGTTTCTGTAGAATCAAACCACTGAGTGAAATGAGGAAAGTCCTGGTGCAAGGATTTGGGTGCTCTGGAGTTGGACAGAGTGATTGGGGAATTGGTTACAAGTCTTCTTTGTGTGCTAAAAACTCTGCATAATCTCATTGTAAAGTGTTTCAACATTAGGCCTATTAAACAATAGGGAAGCACAGCAaagcattgtttttttcttcaaatccGCATTAGGTGTGTACTGTTGGGCAACCCTAATCCACCTGTCAGAATGCAGTCTGATTTGTAGACTGGCCAACATGGCACTGTGTTAAATCTTGGGAGCCCATTCAACCCTACATGAGACAGACAATTATGCTTTCAGGAAAGCCTTGAAGTTCTGGTACTGGCGGCAGGCACTGACAACTAATGATGTCACACCTTTAATTAAATGAATAGACTGGAATATTTTGCAACTGTAAACTTAAATGTCACATACAAAATGCAAGACTAAAGAGGTGAAGAGAAAAGAACTGAAGAATAATGTTGTTAAAGCCTgtctttctgactgactttaaCCACCATCCAGCTATCCAACTGTTCCCTGACAGAGCAGTTTTCTTCCCACATACCATTACAGCAGGTAAGCCCACTTTATGGATCTGACAGCACAACTGTGCAATACTTACTTACACAACagcaacacatacacactctttCACATAACATGTCAACACTCTCATTTCAACAGGTGTTGTTGCAGTAGCTGTACGTAGTGCATCCATGATGGATTTGATGATTGTCTAGTGGGCAATATGTCAGGCCAAGGTCCATTCAGAAATCTGCTGCTTATTGGCAAAATGTCTGATACTGCtagacttaaacctgcagtaggcttAATgtctttggcatcattggtaaaaaattccataataacctttcagcaaattgtaattcaagtgttctgagagaaaactagacttctgcacctcctcatggctgtttccCGTGACGGGAAACTTTTGCcgatcacaggtaatttcagagagagagcgttcctattggctgttcattcaacggaggcagctctaaatcactcgcaaactcgtgtaaaatgttttcagaaacatcttgtagtgtactgtttagctgtaaaatgagaacgtttgctccggctggtgggcggtgcttgatatttcctcaacatggctgccgtgtcacaaactttctcattttacagctaagcagtacactacaatatgtttctgacaacatttgaggagagaaataggcattacagtaacagaatattgattcgtatttgatcagcgctgcctagattgattgtttggtcggagttcgcaagtgattgacagctgctcagagacggcaagactctagatcagctctgattggtttatttcttcctgtctgtgacaccggaggacacagaggcacatgatttttatttcagattacctgtctcatacactactgtcaggatgctTATTGCTTATATGCTTATTAGACACTTTAGTTACTTTTAATTAACTGTTAATTAAGGCCTATTAATACATTAACTCATGTTAATTAATGGACCCACTTTAGTTACTGTTAATTAACTGTTAATTAAGGCTTATTAATGCGTTAATAACgtcttttaaaacattaaataatgtataaatgaaTATCTTAGTTAACACCGTTAGTAAATGCTTATTAGACACTTTAGTTACTATTAATTAACTGTTAATGAAGgcttattaatgcattaactaattttaattaatgtacccttattgtaaagtgttaccggatatagtgaccattaaataaaaataacttttttaatcatatttgctccaattccacccactgcagctttaacatctTTTTAAAACTCTGGTAAAACCTGGCATACCACTACATCATCAAGGAACACTTCACCGTGGTGGGCGGTGACCCTCAATGAAGCTGCATAAGGTTAAACTAGGAGGTCTGTGCATTATATATAATGTGCTAACGTGTTGGTTTGTTTGCAGAGAAGCATTGACTTTTCATGCAACACTGGTGGCAGGGCAGAGTCCAACCTGAAGCTGTCTGCCTCGTAGTTTCCCTTCCTCAAACTGAGGTCTGCCTGCTGGGCATCTGGCTGCTGCTCAGtctcctccatcatcatctCCACACCTGGAAGACAGTCAAGCAAATCACAGCTACAACTCACACTATGGCAGTACAACTACAGCTGGAGCCAgaacaaagtaataataaatgcaCCAGTAAAGCACCAACACTAGTCTAACCAACAGGTGTTCAGCCTCTATACTTTGTGAGAGAGCTGACTGTTGACAGGCATGTGTATCTGCCAGCTGATATATTTCCTCTCTGGCTGGAGCAGACTGGGTTATTACTCACCGTTAGTTAGCTGCTAACATGAATGTACGTGGAGCTGACTACACACAGCTAATGCACGCTGCTGAACGTACATGACGTTGCTATAGCTACATCACTCAGCTAGCTAAACAAGCCTTGTTGTTTTCTCCATCTAACTCTTATTAACACTGGAGTTACCAACCTGTAAGAGTGAGGGTGTTGCATCGTATATTACCTGCTATGCTTTGGTAGTACTTGTCTTCGTTGTTTATCTAAGGTTAGTAGAGTAGAGACGTCCAGTAGAGCCGCAGCAGCAGTCTGTCAGTACAGTAACAGTACAGTagatgctgttgttgttattgttaccGCCTCTTAACCGGAACACTGCTTATTtgccttcaaaataagagcgtgacgttctttttcttctttggtgtttattggcggttggcaaaccatcttagaggtgcattaACGCCACCATCTGGACTGCTGGAGGGTGGATcaggagattgtgcagaaacaaaataaaaacattttttaattaaataatagttttaaaaaaagttcatcagtttctcttaaaggtcccttattataaaaaagagagattttcatgtttttttattataaagcaggctttagtcctatataaatactgtgaaagtatcgaaatgctcaatccacagggaaacacacacagcccgtatttagaaactctgaatttgaaacaagctgacaggatttctgcccatttgtgatgtcacaaatatacaatatttagaccattacacagatttaaacataaacattctaaatgtgtcccagtttattcctgt encodes:
- the inpp5ka gene encoding inositol polyphosphate 5-phosphatase Ka isoform X1, yielding MMMEETEQQPDAQQADLSLRKGNYEADSFRLHMVTWNVATADPPDDLTLLLQLNSPKSPDLYVIGLQEVYSGPLRFVSDTVFDDPWSHLFMTTLAPRKYVKVSSIRMQGLLLLFFSKLEHVPFIRDIQATYTRTGIFGYWGNKGGVSVRLSFYGHMLCFLNCHLAAHMKYATERVDEFEYIMDRQTFDCKKAPRIVDHRLVFWFGDLNFRIHDHGMHFVRTCINDQTYNLLWSNDQLTMMKKKEQMLQEFEEGPLDFQPTYKFDLNSDTYDSRLYRTWFGFNGKKRKPAWTDRILWRLRPNAPPPDERDDNRVGLDAKNVGHVEEDEEYPLKIRQDLYTSNMEYVISDHKPVVSVFTLELRKMYETPLVLLQAEGDWSADIDAMVLYSPLQPFPSSTWDWIGLFKVGFASVSDYITYTWVKDDEVAFNEEFIQVYVSKEEIPVRGGECVLCYYSHTLQCIIGISEPFKVHESKVASEEGLMPERINGLDKTIAGEDLLN
- the inpp5ka gene encoding inositol polyphosphate 5-phosphatase Ka isoform X2, producing MMMEETEQQPDAQQADLSLRKGNYEADSFRLHMVTWNVATADPPDDLTLLLQLNSPKSPDLYVIGLQEVYSGPLRFVSDTVFDDPWSHLFMTTLAPRKYVKVSSIRMQGLLLLFFSKLEHVPFIRDIQATYTRTGIFGYWGNKGGVSVRLSFYGHMLCFLNCHLAAHMKYATERVDEFEYIMDRQTFDCKKAPRIVDHRLVFWFGDLNFRIHDHGMHFVRTCINDQTYNLLWSNDQLTMMKKKEQMLQEFEEGPLDFQPTYKFDLNSDTYDSSGKKRKPAWTDRILWRLRPNAPPPDERDDNRVGLDAKNVGHVEEDEEYPLKIRQDLYTSNMEYVISDHKPVVSVFTLELRKMYETPLVLLQAEGDWSADIDAMVLYSPLQPFPSSTWDWIGLFKVGFASVSDYITYTWVKDDEVAFNEEFIQVYVSKEEIPVRGGECVLCYYSHTLQCIIGISEPFKVHESKVASEEGLMPERINGLDKTIAGEDLLN